Proteins from a single region of Apium graveolens cultivar Ventura chromosome 7, ASM990537v1, whole genome shotgun sequence:
- the LOC141675098 gene encoding uncharacterized protein LOC141675098, giving the protein MIFNFLLFHILLVFVFGTLTTFVYSFSSNVTDEHALLSFKYSITDDPLGVLDSWNTSSQFCHWTGVTCSPRRQRVTTLNLSSLHLVGTLSPHIGNLSFLRGIYLSQNSFHGPIPNEIGRLFRLQYLYLNKNSFEGEFPANLSHCVDIRNISMYANNLEGEIPTDISSWSKIYKFTLANNHITGSIPPSIGNISSLRILYLYSNNLRGSIPNEIGRLTRLQHLYLGSNFFRGVFPVNLSQCVDIRNISMYSNDLQGELPSDFSSWSKLEVFDLSKNHFSGSIPSFLGNVTSLHFLYLTYNNLVGRIPSDVFHLAKLEFLDLSLNSLSGMVPPQLYNNSFLSVFDLTLNALEGTLPTNLGFTFPKLEEFFVGGNRFSGPLPPSIVNASNLVTLSILGNNITGLSNNLGSLPHLQNLRLGENPLGENLQPNDLSFFFSSLVNCTQLKLLALPESSLGGQLPNSIVNLSTTMEELYLYRNHITGSIPREIEKLENMRILSLFGNLLTGIIPESIGKLSKLGSLDLSRNNISGSIPTSISTFTKLVNLYLENNILQGSIPTKLFGISTLEHLDLANNRFRGVIPNELAFSSRCLYLNLSMNQFTGSLPSNIGSLKQLFKLDLSYNKLTGDIPATFDGCLMLEELYMVANHFQGKIPSSFEALKNLAFLDISNNIISGSIPSFFDGFHMIFLNLSHNKLGGQVSKKGLFSNFSAFSITGNLEFCGGIQALNLRACPVKVSGNKKKALSSRMILILVLVPLSILLACLVLICYQRRNSKKSNDPIPVLQGSQYPKLSYQDLLLATNGFSPNNLLGEGRYGSVYKGVLESVEHVVAVKVLNFEVRGANKSFVAECEMLRNIRHRNLIKIITTCSSIDHKGNDFKTLVFELMTNGSLDSWLHPSYHYYQGNERNLSLLQRLNIAIGVALGVDYLHHHSHASIIHSDIKPSSILLDENFVAHIGDFGLARYSFATSDINQAQMSSTGVRGNGWIRSTRVWNIWGVI; this is encoded by the exons ATGATTTTCAACTTTCTCCTATTCCATATTCTCTTAGTTTTTGTATTCGGAACCTTAACAACATTCGTATATTCATTTTCAAGCAATGTTACCGATGAACATGCTTTGCTTTCTTTCAAGTATTCAATAACAGATGATCCATTGGGTGTGCTAGACTCATGGAACACTTCCAGCCAATTTTGTCATTGGACAGGGGTTACATGTAGCCCAAGACGACAGAGGGTAACAACACTTAACCTCTCCTCACTACACTTGGTGGGAACACTGTCACCTCACATCGGAAATCTCTCCTTTCTTAGGGGAATATACCTCTCTCAAAACAGCTTTCATGGCCCAATCCCAAATGAAATTGGGCGACTGTTTCGCCTACAATACCTTTATCTGAATAAAAATTCTTTTGAAGGCGAATTTCCTGCCAATTTGAGTCATTGTGTAGATATTAGAAACATCAGTATGTATGCCAACAATCTTGAAGGGGAAATACCCACTGATATTTCTTCATGGTCTAAGATTTATAAATTTACTCTAGCAAACAATCATATTACCGGATCAATTCCACCTTCAATAGGGAATATATCATCCCTTCGTATTCTTTATCTATACAGTAACAATCTAAGGGGGAGCATTCCAAATGAAATTGGTCGGCTGACTCGCCTACAACATCTTTATCTGGGCTCTAATTTTTTTCGGGGTGTATTTCCTGTCAATTTAAGTCAATGTGTAGATATTAGAAATATCAGTATGTATTCCAACGATCTTCAAGGGGAACTACCCTCTGATTTTTCTTCTTGGTCTAAGCTTGAGGTGTTTGATctttcaaaaaatcattttagcGGATCAATTCCATCGTTTCTTGGGAATGTAACATCTCTCCATTTTCTTTATCTAACTTATAATAATCTTGTGGGGAGGATACCTTCTGATGTTTTTCATCTTGCAAAATTAGAGTTTCTTGACTTGTCACTGAACAGTTTGTCCGGTATGGTTCCCCCGCAACTTTACAACAATTCATTCCTGTCTGTCTTTGATCTTACCCTGAATGCGTTGGAAGGAACGCTTCCAACAAATTTGGGTTTCACCTTTCCAAAGCTGGAAGAGTTCTTTGTCGGCGGAAACAGATTTTCTGGCCCACTTCCACCATCAATAGTTAATGCATCCAATTTAGTTACACTTAGTATCTTGGGAAACAATATTACTGGGCTATCAAATAATTTGGGTAGCCTTCCCCATCTACAGAACCTACGCCTGGGTGAGAATCCACTTGGAGAGAATCTGCAGCCCAATGACTTGAGCTTCTTTTTCAGTTCTTTGGTCAATTGTACGCAACTAAAGCTTTTGGCCTTACCCGAGAGTAGTTTAGGAGGGCAGCTCCCAAATTCAATTGTAAATCTCTCCACGACAATGGAGGAACTGTACCTGTACAGAAATCACATAACCGGAAGCATACCCCGTGAAATTGAAAAACTTGAAAACATGAGAATACTTTCATTGTTTGGCAACTTGTTAACAGGGATTATTCCAGAATCAATTGGAAAGCTATCTAAGTTGGGGTCACTAGATTTGAGTAGAAATAACATTTCAGGATCAATTCCTACTTCCATTAGCACCTTCACTAAATTAGTTAATCTGTATTTAGAAAATAACATTCTCCAAGGAAGCATACCTACTAAGTTGTTTGGCATCTCAACTTTAGAGCATTTGGACCTTGCTAACAACAGGTTTAGAGGCGTGATACCTAACGAACTTGCGTTTTCTTCCCGTTGTCTATACCTAAATTTGTCAATGAACCAATTCACCGGCTCGCTTCCATCCAACATTGGTAGCTTGAAACAATTGTTTAAACTTGATCTTTCGTATAATAAACTCACGGGAGATATACCTGCTACCTTTGATGGATGTTTGATGTTGGAGGAGCTTTATATGGTAGCAAACCATTTTCAAGGTAAAATTCCGTCCTCTTTTGAAGCTTTGAAAAATCTTGCATTTTTAGACATTTCAAACAATATTATCTCCGGGAGTATTCCAAGTTTCTTTGATGGGTTTCACATGATATTTCTCAATCTTTCACACAACAAGCTTGGAGGACAAGTGTCAAAAAAAGGCCTCTTTTCAAACTTTAGTGCTTTTTCAATTACCGGAAATTTGGAGTTTTGTGGAGGTATTCAAGCACTAAATTTACGTGCTTGTCCTGTAAAAGTCTCGGGAAATAAGAAAAAAGCATTATCCAGTAGAATGATACTCATCCTTGTCCTTGTACCCCTCAGTATCTTGTTAGCATGTCTTGTGTTGATTTGTTATCAACGTCGAAATTCCAAGAAGTCAAATGACCCCATTCCAGTATTACAGGGTAGCCAATATCCCAAACTTTCATACCAAGACCTTTTACTCGCTACAAATGGGTTTTCTCCAAACAATTTGCTCGGTGAAGGAAGGTATGGTTCTGTTTATAAAGGAGTTCTGGAATCGGTGGAACATGTAGTTGCTGTGAAGGTACTAAACTTTGAAGTTCGCGGAGCCAACAAGAGTTTTGTGGCAGAGTGTGAAATGTTGAGGAACATTCGTCATCGGAATCTTATCAAGATCATCACAACATGCTCTAGCATTGATCACAAGGGAAATGACTTCAAGACATTGGTTTTTGAGCTCATGACAAACGGGAGTTTGGACAGCTGGTTGCATCCAAGTTATCATTACTATCAAGGAAATGAAAGAAACTTAAGTCTACTCCAAAGACTAAATATTGCCATCGGTGTTGCACTAGGAGTCGATTATCTACATCATCATAGTCATGCAAGTATCATTCATTCAGACATAAAGCCAAGTAGCATTCTTCTTGATGAGAATTTCGTTGCTCATATTGGTGATTTTGGTTTGGCAAGATATTCTTTTGCTACAAGTGATATCAATCAAGCACAAATGAGTTCAACTGGCGTACGTGGAAACGGTTGGATACGTTCCACCAG AGTATGGAATATTTGGGGAGTTATCTAG
- the LOC141671032 gene encoding uncharacterized protein LOC141671032 codes for MIFQFIFILVLTTSNIYTSAFSSNDTDQQALLSFKASIKNDPLRVMDSWNSSIDFCHWTGVTCSHRRQRVTEVDLSSHDLVGTLTSHIGNLSFLRSIYLGGNKLHGSIPNEIGGLFRLQYLNLTYNSFRGGFPTNLSHCVDIRKISMADNHLEGELPTEFSSWSKLISLNLGNNHFTGPVTPLIGNMSSLRLIFLYENNLKGEIPSEIGRLFRLQYLALANNSFEGGFPANLSLCADLRIISLSNNNLEGKLPTDFASWSKLYAFDLGNNHFTGPIPPSIGNISSLLSLDLHGNNLVGGIPLEVAHHTILEYLYLDTNNLRGIVPPSIYNISSLYLVDLSYNVLKGMLPSDLGFTLPKLQEFYVEHNIFSGPLPVSIANMSNLVVFTIMYNNITGPIPMNLGSLPSLVRLLLGNNPLGDNRPPDDWSFFNSFVNCTQLQFLSLNNNGLRGELPNSIVNLSTFIELLFLDGNYIYGSIPLEIGKLENLRTLSFSSNLLTGTIPKSIGELSKLGALDLGTNNISGVIPTSFSNITQLVLLVLDNNMLQGSIPTQLFNISTLEQMSLANNRLEGVIPVFSSRCIYLYLTRNLFTGSLPSNIGSLKQLVELDVSYNELTGEIPTTLGGCVMLEELNLQGNLFQGRIPFSFRALKNLRILDLSRNNLSENIPRFFDEFRLIVFLNFSHNKLGGEVPTKGLFSNISAFSVIKNSELCGGIQALHLPACPVKHRRNKNKAFAMRILLILVLVPLGILLACLVLIFYRRRNSKKFNDPVPVFTDNQYRQVSYHELLLATNEFSPINLLGKGRYGSVYKGVLDSVEHIVAVKVLNVEVHGAIKSFLAECETLRNIRHRNLIKIFTACSSIDFKGNDFKALVFEFMTNGSVDNWLHPSPSYQENERNLTLLQRLNISIDVALGVDYLHHHSHTSIIHGDIKPSNILLDEEFVAHIGDFGLARFSFATTSDISQAHTSSTGVRGTVGYVPPEYGMCGEISVEGDVYSYGIFLLEMFSGKRPTESSVLVDNDNNLHDHVRKALPERVVDIVDPRIVLDHEERGLIVDQSYSRGRAAMEACLASIFEVGILCSEEMPRKRIDISVAIKRLHVARDKLLQQK; via the exons ATGATTTTCCAGTTCATCTTTATACTGGTTCTCACAACATCAAACATCTATACATCTGCGTTTTCGAGCAATGACACTGATCAACAGGCATTGCTTTCTTTTAAGGCTTCAATAAAAAATGACCCCTTGCGTGTGATGGACTCATGGAACAGTTCCATCGACTTCTGTCACTGGACAGGCGTTACATGCAGCCACAGACGGCAGAGAGTGACAGAAGTAGACCTCTCTTCACACGATTTGGTGGGTACATTGACCTCTCATATCGGAAACCTATCATTTCTCAGGTCAATTTATCTAGGTGGAAACAAATTACACGGCTCCATTCCAAATGAAATTGGTGGGCTATTTCGCTTGCAATATCTAAATCTGACGTACAATTCTTTTCGAGGTGGATTTCCAACCAATTTAAGTCATTGTGTTGATATCAGAAAAATCAGTATGGCTGACAACCATCTTGAAGGAGAACTACCGACTGAGTTCTCTTCTTGGTCTAAACTTATTTCGCTTAATCTTGGAAACAACCATTTTACTGGACCTGTTACACCTTTGATAGGGAATATGTCATCTCTTCGTCTAATTTTTCTGTATGAAAACAATCTCAAGGGGGAGATCCCAAGTGAAATTGGTCGATTGTTTCGCCTCCAATATCTAGCTCTTGCAAACAACTCTTTTGAAGGTGGATTTCCTGCCAATCTGAGTCTTTGTGCAGATCTGAGAATCATCAGCCTGTCCAATAACAATCTTGAAGGAAAACTACCTACCGACTTTGCTTCTTGGTCAAAACTTTATGCGTTTGATCTTGGAAACAATCATTTTACTGGACCGATACCACCTTCGATAGGGAACATCTCATCTCTTCTTTCGCTTGACCTACACGGTAACAATCTAGTTGGGGGCATACCTTTGGAAGTGGCTCATCACACAATATTGGAATATCTCTATTTGGACACAAACAATTTAAGGGGTATAGTTCCCCCTTCAATTTACAATATTTCGTCCCTCTATCTTGTTGATCTAAGCTATAATGTGTTGAAAGGAATGCTTCCATCAGATTTGGGTTTCACCCTTCCCAAGCTGCAAGAGTTCTATGTTGAACATAACATATTTTCAGGCCCGCTTCCAGTGTCAATAGCTAATATGTCCAATCTTGTTGTTTTTACGATAATGTATAACAACATTACCGGGCCTATACCAATGAATTTAGGTAGCCTTCCTAGTCTTGTAAGGCTACTTCTGGGTAACAATCCACTTGGAGACAATCGGCCACCAGATGACTGGAGCTTCTTCAATTCTTTTGTTAACTGTACCCAGTTACAATTTTTGAGCTTAAACAACAATGGTTTAAGAGGGGAGCTCCCGAATTCCATTGTGAATCTCTCTACTTTCATTGAGCTATTATTTCTGGATGGAAACTACATTTATGGAAGCATACCTCTTGAAATTGGAAAACTCGAGAACCTGAGAACACTTTCATTCTCTAGCAACTTATTAACAGGGACCATTCCAAAATCAATTGGAGAGCTATCAAAGTTGGGCGCACTAGATTTGGGTACCAACAACATTTCAGGAGTAATTCCAACCTCCTTCAGCAACATTACCCAATTAGTTCTTCTCGTTTTAGACAATAATATGCTCCAAGGAAGCATACCTACTCAATTGTTCAATATCTCAACTTTAGAGCAAATGTCCCTTGCTAACAACAGGCTTGAAGGTGTAATACCTGTATTTTCTTCCCGTTGTATTTACCTTTATTTGACCAGAAATTTATTTACAGGGTCACTTCCATCCAACATTGGAAGCTTGAAACAATTAGTTGAACTAGACGTTTCGTACAACGAACTCACAGGAGAGATACCCACCACTCTGGGTGGATGTGTGATGTTGGAGGAGTTAAATTTACAAGGAAATCTTTTTCAAGGTAGAATTCCATTTTCTTTCAGAGCTTTGAAAAATCTTCGAATTTTAGACCTCTCAAGGAATAATTTATCCGAAAACATTCCAAGATTTTTTGATGAGTTTCGTCTAATTGTGTTCCTCAATTTTTCGCACAACAAACTTGGAGGTGAAGTTCCTACAAAAGGCCTATTTTCAAACATTAGTGCTTTTTCTGTCATTAAAAATTCGGAGCTTTGCGGAGGTATTCAAGCATTGCATTTGCCTGCTTGTCCAGTAAAACACAGGAGGAATAAGAACAAAGCTTTTGCTATGAGAATACTACTAATCCTAGTTCTTGTACCCCTTGGTATCTTGTTAGCATGTCTTGTCTTGATTTTTTATCGACGTCGAAACTCCAAGAAGTTCAATGACCCTGTCCCAGTATTTACGGACAACCAATATCGTCAAGTTTCATACCATGAACTTCTCCTAGCTACAAATGAGTTTTCCCCAATCAATCTGCTAGGTAAAGGAAGATATGGTTCAGTTTACAAAGGAGTTCTCGACTCAGTGGAACACATAGTTGCTGTCAAGGTACTAAACGTTGAAGTACACGGAGCCATCAAGAGCTTTTTGGCAGAGTGTGAAACGTTGAGGAATATTCGTCATCGGAATCTTATTAAGATCTTCACGGCATGCTCTAGCATTGATTTTAAGGGAAATGACTTCAAGGCATTAGTTTTTGAGTTCATGACTAATGGGAGTGTGGACAACTGGTTGCATCCAAGTCCTTCCTATCAAGAGAATGAAAGAAACTTGACTTTACTCCAGAGACTAAATATATCCATTGATGTTGCACTAGGAGTGGATTACCTACATCATCACAGCCACACAAGTATCATTCATGGTGACATAAAGCCAAGCAATATTCTTCTTGATGAAGAATTTGTTGCTCATATTGGTGATTTTGGTTTGGCAAGGTTTTCCTTTGCTACTACAAGTGACATCAGTCAAGCACATACGAGTTCAACAGGTGTACGTGGAACAGTTGGTTATGTTCCTCCAG AGTATGGAATGTGCGGGGAGATATCTGTCGAGGGGGATGTGTATAGCTATGGAATTTTTCTGCTAGAAATGTTCTCTGGGAAACGGCCTACAGAGAGCAGCGTATTAGTTGACAATGATAATAATCTTCATGACCATGTGAGAAAAGCACTGCCGGAAAGAGTGGTGGACATTGTTGATCCACGAATAGTACTAGACCATGAAGAACGTGGTTTGATTGTAGATCAATCATACAGCAGGGGCAGGGCTGCCATGGAAGCATGCCTGGCATCAATATTTGAAGTGGGGATATTATGTTCAGAAGAGATGCCAAGAAAACGCATCGACATCAGTGTTGCTATTAAGAGGTTACATGTGGCCAGAGACAAACTTCTGCAGCAAAAATAG
- the LOC141672666 gene encoding dolichyl-diphosphooligosaccharide--protein glycosyltransferase subunit DAD1-like isoform X1: MGKSTSKDAQALFNSLRSAYAATPTNLKIIDLYVIFAVSTAIIQVVYMALVGSFPFNSFLSGVLSCVGTAVLAVCLRIQVHKENKEFKDLPPERAFADFVLCNLVLHLVIMNFLG; encoded by the exons ATGGGAAAGTCAACGAGCAAGGATGCACAAGCACTCTTTAACTCTCTCCGATCTGCTTATGCCGCCACTCCCACCAATCTaaaa ATTATTGATCTGTACGTGATCTTTGCAGTCTCCACTGCCATAATTCAG GTAGTCTACATGGCTTTAGTGGGGTCATTCCCATTCAACTCTTTCCTGTCTGGAGTGCTCTCTTGTGTAGGAACAGCAGTCCTAGCAG TTTGTCTTCGCATTCAAGTCCACAAAGAAAACAAGGAATTTAAG GATTTGCCTCCAGAACGCGCATTTGCAGATTTTGTTCTTTGCAACTTGGTGCTCCATTTAGTAATTATGAATTTCCTTGGATAA
- the LOC141672666 gene encoding dolichyl-diphosphooligosaccharide--protein glycosyltransferase subunit DAD1-like isoform X2, protein MMASESEARKIFSFPIPNQLSELFAQVVYMALVGSFPFNSFLSGVLSCVGTAVLAVCLRIQVHKENKEFKDLPPERAFADFVLCNLVLHLVIMNFLG, encoded by the exons ATGATGGCTTCTGAGTCAGAAGCCAGAAAGATATTCTCCTTTCCTATACCCAATCAATTATCTGAATTATTTGCTCAA GTAGTCTACATGGCTTTAGTGGGGTCATTCCCATTCAACTCTTTCCTGTCTGGAGTGCTCTCTTGTGTAGGAACAGCAGTCCTAGCAG TTTGTCTTCGCATTCAAGTCCACAAAGAAAACAAGGAATTTAAG GATTTGCCTCCAGAACGCGCATTTGCAGATTTTGTTCTTTGCAACTTGGTGCTCCATTTAGTAATTATGAATTTCCTTGGATAA